ggcccaccagactgccaaCCTGTGGACCAACCTGGTTCTTGGGAGGAGGGAGGCTGTCCTAACAAATATAACCAGGGTGGCTAGTGTAGAGTCGGCACTCGGTCTTAGGaatggaccgttgctgggttcctcctctctctcttccctagagataTGGTGGACGCTGAGGTGGACAAGTGGAGAGCTGAAGACAGCGAacgtcttgtccaccaggcagttgtCAAGACATCCGGGACGTTTCATGCAAGCtagctcttcctcctcccccaagACTGCCTCTTGGTCAGAAAGGGCACAAGGAAAGACCCTGCCTTCTTCCCTTGGTTCGAGAGAGGAACAACAGCTCCCTTCTCAGCCTCCCTTCTCTCACGGGAAGGGAGGTAAGCAAAACAGgaaggggaaatgctagggacgtcATTCCCCCTCAGCTGCTTCcattaggggggtggggggaggtgcctggcaagccattgggcaacattgCAGCactacggagccgagacctgggtatTGGATATCCATCGCTACCCGTATCTTATTTTTTTGTGGGCAGCttttggtttagttataatgggaattaggtcATTAGGCATTTGTATGTTTTATTGATGACACAAAGACTGGCCGCTTTGACGACTCACacctgcttccattgtcagtatTGGCAACTACGCTGCTCCCAAAGTCGATTTCGACTCAGGACTAGTCACTGGTTCACCTGTCCTAATGACTCATGCTTCTCCCATGGTTTGTCTGGACATGGAATCAGTCGATGGGTTGTCTGCTGTCGTCTGACGATTCATTCTCCATCTACTTTTTGTGTCTCCTTTTTTCTCAGAGTCAGACAGTCAcacgagatcaggcgacattcaGTAGCACTGGGGTTCTTGTTGATGACATCGGTTGCATTGTTATAACCTCTGTTGATCCCTTAACACGAGACCAATTTGGACTGTCAGGCACTCATCTTCCGGGACTGAGTCTCTTTTCGCTCTgtgctcctttctcttggcaccagaaaagCTGGAGTCAGGAGTCATCATGAGACGATATCGCTGCTGGCgattgggttgcgttgatacaccccaatGTTTGCTTAGCATTGAATCACTTAGACAGTCCAGGTGCTCATCCTTCGGGTAAGAGTCTCCAAtaaacccactctctctctctctctctcttgtcgtaaGACAGAATGAGTAAGTAGTTGCTTATGAATGGTTTTGCTGTCGCAGACGTTGGGTTGTGTAGTTACATTCCCAATGATTGCTTAGCATTGAAGCGCTCAGACAATTCAAGTGCTCATCCTTTAGGACAGTCTTCAATTTCCCCAGTGCTACTCTCTCTGCGCCAGACATTTGTGAGAGAGTAGGTGTTGCCTGGTAGTTTTAGTGCTTGATGAAGTCATCGGGATGCAGCTTTTCTGTCCCTGACGTCGTCTGACTTGTCACCTAGTTGGTCACCGGACTTTTGTACAGATGGACTGACTCGCTGTCCTTTACGTCGGCGTTACGGTAAGAGACTTAGAGATATCTTAGTCTTTAGGTGGATTTTTTAATTCAGCATAagatttatatttctttgttgtaTTATGTCctcttattaatttttaaatgttgttttctccttttctgtctgaaagggaaattttatttaaattccctcttcattttcaatttggtaatcaggctagataaattatgtcaaggtaatgtttattaatatggagtttttataataaaattaatatggacaatacttgaatgaataatttatctagtcccacccatcctaccccacaaTTTGCCTaacacaactgattttcaagggaaggtttggTAACTGTCAAATGACTGTGTTGCCTACTATCGGACAGAATTGTTGGTAACTGGGTTGCCAATGTTGTTAAATTTTGGCACGGTTTTGGaaatttagggctagataaattgtacaggtaagtattattaatattggttttattataaaaattccatttttattatacttacccagtaattatataatcgGAGCCCACTCTCCATCCCCTAGCATGGATTTATTTTGTGAGGCATAAACAATTTGAGCTCTGCCAAGTTGTTCCTTTCTCTTGCCCTGAAAGTGAGTGGGGCACTGTTACGTAgccaaaagaaatagaaaattagCATGACCCGCAAATTTCGGGATTTTAACTTCCAGTGGGTGAAACTGAACTATATAACTACAgtataagtataattaaaacttaaatttttcatataaatgtacttttttcattatgtcaCAGACCCTCTAGGGTCTTCTGGACCTCCAGGGGTCCACAGAAcgcagtttgggaaccactgggctAGGCTACCATATACGCataagatatatactacatatagtgTAAGCTGTACTAATTCTTCTTTGTTATTCACACTAATTCTTGTTTGTGTTATTCAGATTAATTCTTGCTGGtgttattcagtttctttttgtaataaattatcatGAGTCAGCCTGCATGTACTATTGTTCACGATAGTCCGTTCCCTCCGCCGACCCAGAGAGTGAGCACCAATCTGCGaatatgaaaccccgaagcagttgaacaagtaactaatggaaTTCCCGACAGATGTCGcagtcaggccaaggaaggaggagtgggaaaCGGCTacttttcttgagcatagagtaaagtctCCACACTTTAATAtcgttaattaagagagagattgtaaagtttgttgttgacgatactgtgTTTAAGTGTAAATAGTACAcataaggaaatatgcgaaataattATCTGAATGAAAGTGCTTAAGAAGTCTATATTCATGAATTCCTATAGATTATGATATTTTATCAACAGACATGGctgtccacaagatcgatacaaaactttcaccaacagtgttaacggtggtgttttGTAATCTACAAGCTACctgttttgtatttatgtatatataaactaacaTCTATAGCAACAAagtagcaaaattttcagttcacttgattgaggtagcaaccaaacatgcacgcacacacacacacacacacacatacacacacacaacacacacacacacacacacacacgcacacacacacacacacacatatatatatatatatatatatatatatatatatatatatatatacaggtaatgACCGACTTACGACCTATGCAACTTACGTCTGATCGACTTTACGACTATTATTTTCACCCTTTTCGGCAGAACGTGCATACGAACGTACGATACTTTTTCCTGCGGCATCCGTGCATCTCTCGGGTCCCGCGCTCACTCAGTGTTGCCTGTAGCTCCGTACTGAACGCATCTCTCGCTCTGCTGTGTTCATTTTCAATAACTTTGTgttaattttgatcatttttgaaATGTCTGCCAAGAGGAAACTGTGTTTATCTACTCCTCAACATgccaagaaggaaaggaaggccATTGACTTGGACACAAAAATGACAGTGATTAAGCAGTTCGAAGAAGGGAAGAAAGTGAATGTGATCGCACGTGATATGAAGTTATCTCATTCTACTGTGTCCACGATTCTTAAGGATAAGGAAAGGATTCGTGATGCTGTGAAAGGTTCTGCACCCATGCGATCGACAGTGATTACGAAACAACGCACTGGCCCCatccatgaaatggaaaaattattgcaTGTTTGGATGGAAGATCAAATCCAAAAAAGGACACCGTTAAGCCTTTTTACTGTGCAGATGAAGGCTAGAAGTCTGTTTCAGACTTTGAAGGAACGTGCTGGAGTAGAGTATAAGCAAGAATTTTTGGCAAGCGTTGGCTGGTTCAAGAGGTTCAAAAAACGATTCCAGCTGCATAGTGTTCGAGTGTCTGGAGAAGCAGCGAGTGCGGATGAGGAAGGAGCTAGGCAAGTTAGTCGACAGGTCTCGTGAAATGATTACGATGAAATGATTACGGATGAGGAATATCTTCCAGAACAAATATTTAATGTTGATGAAACAGGTTTGTTCTGGAAACGAATGCCAGAACGCACTTACATCCATAAGGAAGCCAGTAGCATGCCAGGATTTAAAGCTTTTAAGGATAGGCTGACTCTACTGCTTGGTGGGAATGTCGCGGGGTTCAAGCTGAAAccctttttaatttatcattcagAAAACCCACGAGCGTTCAAGAATGTAAGCAAGTACACTTTGCCTGTCTACTTTCGCTCTAACCGTAAGGCATGGATGACGCAGACACTTTTTGAAGACTGGTTTGTCAACTGTTTCATTCCTCAAGTACGTGAATActgcctagagaaaggaattcctttcaatattttactGCTGCTCGATAATGCGCCTGGACATCCACCTCACTTAGCTGATCTGAATCCTGATGTGAAAGTGGTTTTTTTGCCACCAAACACCACTCCAATTCTTCAACCTATGGACCAAGGTTCGATTGCAGCATTTAAGGCAAACTATTTAAGAATCACC
This region of Macrobrachium nipponense isolate FS-2020 chromosome 25, ASM1510439v2, whole genome shotgun sequence genomic DNA includes:
- the LOC135199056 gene encoding tigger transposable element-derived protein 1-like, producing the protein MITDEEYLPEQIFNVDETGLFWKRMPERTYIHKEASSMPGFKAFKDRLTLLLGGNVAGFKLKPFLIYHSENPRAFKNVSKYTLPVYFRSNRKAWMTQTLFEDWFVNCFIPQVREYCLEKGIPFNILLLLDNAPGHPPHLADLNPDVKVVFLPPNTTPILQPMDQGSIAAFKANYLRITFGQAIAALDADPELSLREFWKRYNILHAIKNVSSAWETVMAKCMNGIWKKCVKRYVNDFDGFDSEQELDVIRGKIVKLSKELSLDCENRRY